Proteins found in one Pseudomonas mosselii genomic segment:
- a CDS encoding methyl-accepting chemotaxis protein gives MRNNQPITQRERTFPAQQRLISTTNAKGVITYCNDAFIEISGFTREELMGAPHNLVRHPDVPPAVFAHMWQTLKQGLPWMGIVKNRCKSGDHYWVNAYVTPIFDNNQVIGYESVRVKPTAEQIRRAEALYQRINQGRSAIPKRDKWLPVLQDWLPFILVSQIGFLIGNWLGHSWGFALAAGLSVPLGLLGLSWQQRGLKRLLRLAEQTTSDPLIAQMYTDSRGVQARLEMAMLSQDARMKTCLTRLQDSAEQLSDQARQSDALAHQSSSGLERQRVETEQVAAAVNQMAATTQEVANHVQRTADATQEANRLTSQGRNIAGETRDAIERLSAAVGETGLTVTQLAKDSDEIGGVVDVIKGIADQTNLLALNAAIEAARAGEMGRGFAVVADEVRQLAQRTAESTGQIHTLIAKLQQTANNAVQTMETGHRQAQEGVERVMEADQALVGISEAVANITDMATQIAAATEEQSAVAEEISRNISTIADLADQTSGQAQRSALLSEELTSTAGTQYSLVERFNR, from the coding sequence ATGCGTAACAACCAGCCGATTACCCAGAGAGAACGGACTTTCCCTGCCCAGCAGCGGTTGATCTCCACCACCAACGCCAAGGGCGTGATCACCTACTGCAACGATGCCTTCATCGAGATCAGCGGTTTCACCCGCGAGGAATTGATGGGCGCGCCGCACAACCTTGTGCGCCATCCCGATGTGCCGCCGGCCGTGTTCGCCCACATGTGGCAGACCCTCAAGCAAGGCCTGCCGTGGATGGGCATCGTCAAGAACCGCTGCAAGTCGGGTGACCATTACTGGGTGAATGCCTACGTCACGCCGATCTTCGACAACAACCAGGTAATTGGTTATGAGTCGGTGCGGGTCAAGCCCACCGCCGAGCAGATCCGTCGCGCCGAGGCGCTGTACCAGCGCATCAACCAGGGCCGCTCGGCCATCCCGAAACGCGACAAGTGGCTGCCGGTGCTACAGGACTGGCTGCCGTTCATCCTGGTCAGCCAGATCGGCTTCCTGATCGGCAACTGGCTCGGTCACTCCTGGGGCTTCGCCCTGGCCGCCGGCCTGTCGGTGCCGCTCGGCCTGCTCGGCCTGAGCTGGCAGCAGCGCGGCCTCAAGCGCTTGCTGCGCCTGGCCGAACAGACCACTTCCGATCCGCTGATCGCGCAGATGTACACCGACAGCCGCGGTGTCCAGGCACGCCTGGAAATGGCCATGCTCAGCCAGGACGCACGGATGAAGACCTGCCTGACCCGCCTGCAGGACAGCGCCGAGCAGCTCAGCGACCAGGCACGCCAGTCCGACGCCTTGGCCCACCAGAGTTCCTCGGGCCTGGAGCGCCAGCGGGTGGAAACCGAGCAGGTCGCCGCCGCCGTCAACCAGATGGCCGCCACCACCCAGGAAGTGGCCAACCATGTCCAGCGCACCGCTGACGCCACCCAGGAAGCCAATCGCCTGACCAGCCAGGGCCGTAACATCGCCGGCGAAACCCGTGACGCCATCGAGCGGCTGTCCGCCGCCGTGGGCGAGACCGGGCTGACCGTCACCCAGCTGGCCAAGGACAGCGACGAGATCGGCGGCGTGGTCGATGTGATCAAGGGCATCGCCGACCAGACCAACCTGCTGGCGCTCAACGCCGCCATCGAAGCGGCACGCGCCGGCGAGATGGGCCGCGGCTTTGCCGTGGTCGCCGACGAGGTCCGTCAGTTGGCCCAGCGCACCGCCGAATCCACCGGGCAGATCCACACCCTGATCGCCAAGCTGCAACAGACCGCCAACAACGCGGTGCAGACCATGGAGACCGGCCACCGCCAGGCCCAGGAAGGTGTCGAGCGGGTGATGGAGGCCGACCAGGCGTTGGTAGGCATCAGCGAGGCCGTGGCCAACATCACCGACATGGCGACCCAGATCGCCGCCGCCACCGAAGAGCAGAGCGCGGTGGCCGAGGAGATCAGCCGCAACATCAGCACCATCGCCGACCTGGCCGACCAGACCTCCGGCCAGGCCCAGCGCTCGGCGCTGCTCAGCGAAGAACTGACCAGCACCGCGGGTACCCAGTACTCGCTGGTGGAACGCTTCAACCGCTGA